GCTCATGCATCACGACAGTTTCACGCTCGCTCTTGCCGGCCAGGCCGGGCTGGCGGTTGTCTTGTCGATCTACGCTGGGGCGATGCCGGTTTCCATGGCCGACCTCTTCCCTCGACACGTCCGCATGAGCGCGATGGGGCTCAGCTACAACGTGACCTATGCGGCCCTGGGCGGTACGGCGCCACTTGTCGCCGGCTGGCTGGTCGGCTCTACCGGCGATGCCATGGCGTTCGCCTGGTACATGATCGCGGCCGCGGTAGTCTCATTGGCCGTCACGTTCACCTTGCCGAAGGCCCTGGGCCAGAAGCTGGAGTAGCCGTTTCGTGGCAGACATAAAGACCACCAGGAACGACGCCAGCGTCGACGCCTTCCTTTCCGGCGTCGACAACGAGAAGCGACGCGAGGATTGTCAGGCTGTTGTCGACATGATGCGCCGCCTGACCGGCGAAGCACCGGCCATGTGGGGGCCAAGCATCATCGGCTTCGGCAGCTATCACTATACGTACGACAGCGGGCGCGAAGGCGACTTCTTCCTGACCGGTGTGTCGCCGCGCAAGCAGGCATTGACCGTCTACATCATGCCGGGCTTCAGCAGCTATGACGGCCTGATGACCAAACTTGGCAAACACAAGACCGGCCGCTCCTGCCTCTACATCAAGAAACTGGAAGATGTGGATTTGGGCGTGCTGGAGGAGTT
The sequence above is a segment of the Pseudomonadota bacterium genome. Coding sequences within it:
- a CDS encoding DUF1801 domain-containing protein, with amino-acid sequence MADIKTTRNDASVDAFLSGVDNEKRREDCQAVVDMMRRLTGEAPAMWGPSIIGFGSYHYTYDSGREGDFFLTGVSPRKQALTVYIMPGFSSYDGLMTKLGKHKTGRSCLYIKKLEDVDLGVLEELITKSVAWMRKKYHA